Part of the Lutra lutra chromosome 4, mLutLut1.2, whole genome shotgun sequence genome is shown below.
AGAAAGTCCCTTCAGGGAAACGTAAGCGTGGTGAAACCAAACCAAGAAAAAACTTTCCTTGCCAACTGTGTGACAAGGCCTTTAACAGTGTTGAGAAATTAAAGGTTCACTCCTACTCTCACACAGGAGAGAGGCCCTACAAGTGCATACAACAAGACTGCACCAAGGCCTTTGTTTCTAAGTACAAATTACAAAGGTACTAAACTCTATTTGTCTTTcagattatattttctattatgttgGCCATGTGAAGCCGTTGTAAacgtatatatatttgtatacacattCTTGAGCTGCTTTGCAGAGAGGAAATGTTAACGTAGATTAGATGTTGGCTAGCTTTAGTATGCTAAGTCACATACTTTGTTGTGTTAgtgtctttggatttttttttttttaatgaaatgcttAATAGTAGAATTTCCATTTGTGCAAAGAGATTACAAGGAGAGGGTATGGACGTTTACGTGAGTATGTTCAGCCTCACTCATTGGCTTTTGTAGTAATAGCTACGAACCAGAGAATCCTGAAGTGGCAACTTCAGCGGCTCGAGTTCTGCAGTGTTTAGGGGTATTGACTGTCCTTGTAGCGCATGTTAAGTTAAAGCGTGTCCGTTAGCAGGGAGCCAGCCGGTTTTAGCATAGCAGCTTAGCTTCCATTTGAAAAGTGACTCCCTGCCATTTGTGTCGTGATACTGACAGAATATGTCTGTGTTTCAAGGCACATGGCTACCCATTCTCCTGAGAAAACCCACAAGTGTAATTATTGTGAGAAAATGTTTCACCGGAAAGATCACCTGAAGAATCACCTCCATACGCATGACCCCAACAAAGAGACGTTTAAGTGTGAAGAGTGTGGCAAGAACTACAACACCAAGCTCGGCTTCAAGCGTCACCTGGCCTTGCATGCCGCAACGAGCGGCGACCTCACCTGCAAGGTCTGCCTGCAGACTTTCGAGAGCACGGGAGTGCTGCTGGAGCACCTTAAATCACACGCCGGCAAGTCGTCCGGCGgggtgaaagagaaaaagcaccAGTGCGAGCATTGCGATCGCCGCTTCTACACCCGGAAGGATGTCCGGAGACACATGGTGGTGCACACGGGAAGGAAGGACTTCCTCTGTCAGTATTGTGCACAGAGATTTGGGCGGAAGGATCACCTGACTCGACACATGAAAAAGAGTCACAATCAAGAACTTCTGAAGGTCAAAACCGAACCGGTGGACTTTCTGGATCCATTCACCTGCAACGTTTCTGTGCCTATAAAAGATGAGCTCCTCCCGGTGATGTCCTTACCTTCCAGCGAACTGTTGTCAAAGCCATTCACAAACACTCTGCAGTTAAACCTCTATAACACTCCGTTTCAGTCCATGCAGAGCTCGGGACCTGCCCACCAAATGATCACGACTTTACCTTTGGGAATGACGTGCCCAATAGAGATGGACGCTGTCCATCCTTCTCACCACCTTTCTTTCAAATACCCATTCAGTTCTACCTCATACGCCATTTCTATTCCTGAAAAAGAACAGCCACTAAAGGGGGAGATTGAGAGTTATCTGATGGAGCTGCAAGGTGGCGGGCCTTCCTCATCCCAGGATTCCCAAGCATCATCATCTAAACTAGGGTTGGATCCTCAGGTCGGGTCCCTGGATGATGGTGCAGGGGACCTCTCCCTGTCAAAAAGCTCTATTTCTATCAGTGACCCCCTAAATACGCCTGCCTTGGATTTTTCCCAGTTGTTTAATTTCATACCCCTCAATGGCCCTCCCTATAATCCtatctcagtggggagcctcggAATGAGCTATTCCCAAGAGGAAGCACATTCTTCTGTGTCTCAGCTGCCCCCGCAGACACAGGATCTTCAGGATCCTGCAAACACTCTAGGTCTCGGCTCCCTGCACTCCCTGTCAGCAGCGTTCACCAGTAGTTTCAGCACGAGCACCACACTGCCACGTTTCCATCAAGCTTTTCAGTAGGAGTCCCAGACGTGGACTGATCACAGAAACCTATGTGTAGCCCTGCCTTAGaggaccatttttattttagtgccTACTTTAAAACCGCATAAAAACTTCTGCTTTTGTACAGTATCAATTTTCATTAAGCCAGTATGAAATAGAAACAAGCTTTATAAATGAGCTTTGGAACCGTTTGCGTTCAGTTATGTTTACCTGGTATTTTGTCCACACTCACTGCCAATTGTCATATTTTAAGATGCTTTTTCCTCTAGGAAAGCCATTATTAGCAGTAAAGTCTTATGAGTCCCACATTCAAATTGCTTTGAgatcttaaaattttcagttctGTTCAATAACAGTGGCTCTAGCTTTTGACATTTGTCTCATTAAAGATGTTTGCCACAGAatgtacattttctaaaatgtatatgaataaCCTgagagtttttacatttttactactCTCTAAATGGATTCATAAGCAAATGTTTTCAGATGAATTCAGAATCCAGTTTGGGGAGATAATAGATGTTTCTTAGATATACCATAATTTCTGGTCAGTATATTTTGAAGACTTTGCTGTTGTCTGGCTCAAATATTTGCCGTCTATATTATGCAcatacaaggaaaacaaaacctaaacaCAAAGCACCAGTATTTATAGCAAAAAAGAGACTCCTGGTGAGGTGACACGCATTCCATGTTACTCCGTAGTTGGCCTTAAACTTGTATGCAGGATATTTTGCCACATTGCAAAGTCGCTCTTTCCAGTTTAATAGTGCTCATTGTGTTACAGCATCCGAGTCTTCAGAGTCAGTGTATGGCTAGATCTCTTTAATCATTTCCGCCTTTCATGGCCAAAGGGTGGGTCAGGTGCAGCCAGCAATTCTGTTTTAGTTGTCAGTCCACAGTCCAGAATCGAAAGCCATTGTGGAACCACAGATGTCAGGGGTGTTTATCCCAGAGTGGACTGTCTTTTCTTCTGTGGCGTGATAGTCTCCTAAGAAGATAGATGTGAACACTTGGTTCAGCTTGGGAACTTGTCTAGGGACCCTGTCCCTTGTTGCCAGGGTTGGAAACTAGACTCTTGAGTAAAGGAAAAGCATATTGCTCACATCACTTCTTGCTGAATTTAATACAGTTTTCTTTCCCATaagagccaaaagcagaaaacaaaacaacagcccTACCCCCATGGTATCTTTCTTATTCAGTGTTGATTTATCTTTCCTTGCTATTTTCAGATGGagactttaaaattaaatgcattagAAAGCTATTTGAGGAATGACCACAGTTTTAAGcaactaaaaatatatacagtaaaaCCCCACTTTTACACGTCTCTGGGAAATTGGGGGAGAGTTGCAAATCCGTTAAATTTGTAGAGTGGGGAGAAAACTAAAGCAGAACAAGCACTGTCTTAGGTAATGTGAAAGTAACAATCAAGAATATTGTGTTCACTGAATAAAGTAGTTACTGTGGGCTTTCCTCATATTAGACAACCACCATAACCTTTTTGAAGGTCAAATTATGCTTTTCTAAATATTGGTTGGGACATCAGCCTACGAAACATATCTATTAAGCACTTGTTAACACCTTATTTTGGGACCCTGTCTTTTGGGGTGGGTATGAAGGGGAAGGTTTATAAAAGAGTatatatctcttaaaaaaaaaaaaaagaaaaagaaaaatatttgagcacTCATTAGCCCTATACGGAagcttcttttttcatttgtaggGCCAATTATCACTGCAGATTGTGATGTTTAccaagaatttctaaaaatgagtGCAGATTACtgaatataatacattatttaaaatatttgggagTAGTATAATTTGTGGAGAAATGTAAATTGTAATAATGTAAATGGGGGTTTcactatatatattatacacacacacacacacatacatatatcgcACTTCATAGAATCAGAGTTGCTCTCTTAAGGGAGCTTTGGCTCCTGATATTTTATCatgctcctatttttttttttttttattcttggagCAGTAGTTTTTATacttatgtatttaaattttattataaaaatacattttattaaa
Proteins encoded:
- the PLAG1 gene encoding zinc finger protein PLAG1 isoform X1, with protein sequence MATVIPGDLSEVRDTQKVPSGKRKRGETKPRKNFPCQLCDKAFNSVEKLKVHSYSHTGERPYKCIQQDCTKAFVSKYKLQRHMATHSPEKTHKCNYCEKMFHRKDHLKNHLHTHDPNKETFKCEECGKNYNTKLGFKRHLALHAATSGDLTCKVCLQTFESTGVLLEHLKSHAGKSSGGVKEKKHQCEHCDRRFYTRKDVRRHMVVHTGRKDFLCQYCAQRFGRKDHLTRHMKKSHNQELLKVKTEPVDFLDPFTCNVSVPIKDELLPVMSLPSSELLSKPFTNTLQLNLYNTPFQSMQSSGPAHQMITTLPLGMTCPIEMDAVHPSHHLSFKYPFSSTSYAISIPEKEQPLKGEIESYLMELQGGGPSSSQDSQASSSKLGLDPQVGSLDDGAGDLSLSKSSISISDPLNTPALDFSQLFNFIPLNGPPYNPISVGSLGMSYSQEEAHSSVSQLPPQTQDLQDPANTLGLGSLHSLSAAFTSSFSTSTTLPRFHQAFQ
- the PLAG1 gene encoding zinc finger protein PLAG1 isoform X2 codes for the protein MATHSPEKTHKCNYCEKMFHRKDHLKNHLHTHDPNKETFKCEECGKNYNTKLGFKRHLALHAATSGDLTCKVCLQTFESTGVLLEHLKSHAGKSSGGVKEKKHQCEHCDRRFYTRKDVRRHMVVHTGRKDFLCQYCAQRFGRKDHLTRHMKKSHNQELLKVKTEPVDFLDPFTCNVSVPIKDELLPVMSLPSSELLSKPFTNTLQLNLYNTPFQSMQSSGPAHQMITTLPLGMTCPIEMDAVHPSHHLSFKYPFSSTSYAISIPEKEQPLKGEIESYLMELQGGGPSSSQDSQASSSKLGLDPQVGSLDDGAGDLSLSKSSISISDPLNTPALDFSQLFNFIPLNGPPYNPISVGSLGMSYSQEEAHSSVSQLPPQTQDLQDPANTLGLGSLHSLSAAFTSSFSTSTTLPRFHQAFQ